The sequence TTCTTCTTGCATTAATAGGTTCTTTATAAATAGAATAATTTGAAGAATCTAATAAAGCTAAACCCCACCCATGAGGATGATGATTACAATGAGAATAGAAATCTTTTAAATATTCATTTATTGCAAATGGTTTATTAGAAGAATAAGCAAATAATTCACACATATTTTTACCTCATATTAAATTATATTAAAACAATATTTAAAATTTATTTATTAAAAATAAACTTTTAAATTATTTATAACTACAAAGTTCTTATAAAGATTTTACTTGAGAATATTAAAATAATTTAAAATTAATAAATTTATAGATACTTTAATTAAAAAGTTTATTAAAAAATTTAAATATAACTATTGTTATATTTTTTATAGTATTTAAAATTTTCTTGTAATGTGTGTTTATTGTGAAATTTCTGAAAATTTTGATGAAAAAATATGAAAAAAAATAAAAATTTTATTTAAATAGCTCCAGTACCATAACGGAAAATCACATAATCTTTGACTTTGCAAGATTGAATATCATGTTGTAACTGACTAGATCCAACATCACGAACATTGTTATCCCCGAGGTAGTTTTGGAATATTAAGATAGATTTATTGTTTGTTTTTTGTATTAATTGTTTTATTTCATTCATTTTATAGTCAGTGTAATTATAGTTATATTTATAAGCCATTGGAAGCGGTGTTGCTTTCCATTTTCCTATATCTTGATGATAATAACTTTTCAAAGTATCAGGATGTTCATACATACAAGTAGCATATACTTCTTTGTTTGATAGTGCAGTAACTACATTGTTTGTATTTGATGTAATAGTATTCATTATATTGTCATTATGATTGTTACTATTGTGTCTGTTGTAGTCAAGACAGACTCCATCAACACAATCTTTTTTACCAATACTTATTATTTTTTGTATTCTGCTTTTAGCTTCTGAAGAAGTTGGATTAACCATGCCTGAACCGTTGTAATAGGTTGTGTAGAATATTATAAGCTTTGCACCTATAATTTTACATTTTTCATGGAATTTCTTTACATACTCTTCTCCTCTGTCTTCGAAAATCATATGTGAAAGGAATATGTGATTATATCCTTTTTGTTTGAGTTCTGTGAATGATATTTTTCCAGAATCTGAGGATTTGACAAATAATCCTTTAACACCACCATTATTATTATTGGTGGTTGTGGTTGTGGTTGTCTTTGCAGGTTCATCAATTTTTGTAATGATACATACAGATTGCTGACTTATCTCCCCGGTTACAGTCTTCATATAATCAGCTGACCTTTTAATTAATTCTGGACCAGAAAGAGAATATATTTCATACACATACTTGCTTTTGGGGTTTACACATGCAAGTGTAGTGTAATGTCCACCTTTATCGTTCCAATTGTTCAAATTATGCCACATAACATGCAATATTAATGCACGGTT is a genomic window of Methanobrevibacter wolinii SH containing:
- a CDS encoding Ig-like domain repeat protein, whose protein sequence is MNILEMIVAIFEKLFTKKQYTEEKVETVDPKNETETVDPKNDTETVENSVEKVEETTKKVKLDTYLVGENITITEDTYYTYKVKLLNKNNNNPILNKTIQLKINDKNYIYTKNQDGTYTFPIKLTPGTYTLTSYFDGDDICNPTKVTTTVVVQKKKQTITPNTKGEYWNPRYLTGTSLKQINSYFCAPVSISQVWYELYGTDESQTEISRYASTTVAGTSHTGINNALQKLASKYGKKISVEWKNYSDMSLQELAEIVADPNRALILHVMWHNLNNWNDKGGHYTTLACVNPKSKYVYEIYSLSGPELIKRSADYMKTVTGEISQQSVCIITKIDEPAKTTTTTTTNNNNGGVKGLFVKSSDSGKISFTELKQKGYNHIFLSHMIFEDRGEEYVKKFHEKCKIIGAKLIIFYTTYYNGSGMVNPTSSEAKSRIQKIISIGKKDCVDGVCLDYNRHNSNNHNDNIMNTITSNTNNVVTALSNKEVYATCMYEHPDTLKSYYHQDIGKWKATPLPMAYKYNYNYTDYKMNEIKQLIQKTNNKSILIFQNYLGDNNVRDVGSSQLQHDIQSCKVKDYVIFRYGTGAI